The genomic segment GACAATATAGTTGGCGATATTTATTATTAGAGTTATAATAACTGTTGTTTTTCAGTTATATGTTCtgcatttttttgttcttgaaatttgttttaaaagataaCACATCTATTCATAGGTCGCATTACCATGGGACTATTTGGCAAGACAGTTCCAAAAACCGCAGGTATAATTTTACGTCTGTTGAGTTTGGtttcttgcttgttttttttacttgattcaGAATGTTATTAAGTAGTTAATATTTCCAATTTGCAGAAAATTTCCGGGCACTGTGCACCGGTAAGCTGCTAAACTAATCATCTATTTTTATCTACATTTTTCTAGTGATTAAACATTTCCTATCTTCATCATGATTAATCCGTTTCAAAAGTAACTGGACTTTGTATTTTTACTGAACATATAACATTTCTTCCATTTTCATCtctgagtgttgattgtctaaTTGTTCATGAATATCTATCTAACTGCTGGCATGGAAAGTTGTAATATTCTTGAAAGCCCTACAGAGAACAATTAAagtgcctttttttttgtcgctggaccgtttcttagaaataGAATAATGTATTTGGCTGTGGTTTCTTTTTCATAGAATGACCCCATGATCTTGGCAACATACAAGGAACTTGTAAAAGCTGATTTCATACCAtacgattattttttattgcagggGAAAAGGGTATTGGAAAGGATGGGAAACCTCTTCACTACAAGGGGAATGTATTCCACAGGATTATTCCCAGCTTTATGATCCAAGGAGGTGATTTTACACTTGGTGATGGAAGAGGGGGGGAATCAATTTATGGGGAGAACTTTGCTGATGAGAATTTCAAGTTGAAGCACACTGGACCTGGTAGGTGATATGTTCTGTAGTTTTCAATAACAACCTCGTGGTTGCAAGTATGATGAACATGATCTACTTGCGTACAGGGACTTTATCAATGGCAAATGCTGGTCCTGATACAAATGGTTCACAATTCTTCATCACAACCGTGACAACTAGCTGgtaattacatgtttttttttaaaaaaaaattgatgagatGCACCTGCAACGCTGCTCTAATCTGGTACTGAATTGTAAACTGAGTATTCAAACTGTGTACAGGTTGGATGGCAGACATGTCGTGTTTGGTAAGGTCTTGTCTGGAATGGACGTGGTTTACAAGATGGAAGCTGAAGGCAGGCAAAATGGCACCCCCAAGAGCAAGGTCGTGATTGCAGACAGCGGCGAACTCCCTCTATAAGTGCTCACCACCCTTGCCCCGGGAACCCGCATAATTTGGTGATAGTGGGAGTTATTTTCACCTCATCTAGAAACAAGGCCGCTTAAGGTGAAATCGGTGTGCACGGAGCTGTTAAATATGTTTAAAATGGCCGCTATAAAATGCTTTCAGGTGCCGACAATGTACCAAATGCAATCAAAGATTACCGGTGATGGATTGTTATTTGGctcataattattttgatgcatcaAGTGCAGAAGATTTTGGTTAGttaagtttatatatttatttacctAATCAGAAAAAAGATTTATGCGAAGATCACTCAAGTAAAAGGTAATTAACCTGTTTGCAggatttaaaaatctaaaattcaaaTTGCAGCAACGTAAACCGTGCACATGATTTTAGTCCGTGTAACGCAccaaaaagcaaagaaaagttGTTGGTGCATGCGTTAAATATGCCAGCAAGCAAATAAATCGTCTTTTCGTGTTTAAGCGGCACATGTGATGATCTATGAAAGTGAAAAACATCGTTCCTTGATGTTTTCTAAATCGTCACATTTCTCTCTTCTTAATTGACGTGCacaacttttaatttgtttttgtttttgggattttgttttattttaatagatatttttttatttaaattattttatataaataaaatttgttttaattttattattttttaattatttaatatgtcAACTTTTATCTTGTTATCTATTATATTtgaggttatttttaaaattcattttatttatgattttatcctttttttttactttgaaattttttttaattttttttttaaattttatcctttgacATTGAATGATACTTCTTAATTGAGCTCAGAgtttatgatttgatttaacAAGTTGTGAATTTAGAAGattaatctatatttaaaatattcatttgagtttatttgttttttttcaatttatatttttttaattttatcatttaatatttaattttaattgaaaatttaactctgttatttttaattttttttgtagaattaTTCACTAATTTAAAAATGACATAGGTTATCTCAAGTCTTTTCATGTGtcgttctttgttaaatttattttttaaaaaacaattttggttttcaattaaattaaaccaaTTGTTTACATATAAGCATTTTATGCTTACTTCATGATGTTTTTGTTCgcttaaatataattttgttgtctctttttataattgaatttttttttttagctttcaatGTTTAGTTGATCagaattttgtttcaatttagatTCCATAAAATTATCAGTCTTATATCCTATATCATGAATTTTATGAGTTAACCATAGCTAACCCGAGTTGAGCCAATATGtcattatctcaatatttttttaaaaaaatatttcattaaatatatcactattatctcaatattgtattaatattatgtatgttttgaattttttattttctaatatcttaaaaaaattttaaaagttaaaaaaaaaatgatctcacGTACAGCCTAATACAGATCAAGAATCTAGTAGGTACGTGAACTTGGACCGTTGCAACTTCCAACCAATATAGcttgaaccaaaataaaataaaattaggggATTGGCATCTTCCATGTGGGCAGCTCTGTTTGAACCTAACCAGAAAAAATCAATGCCGCACAAGACAGTTGCCCCGCtaacaattttaatatttttggcaGTCAGAAGTTAACTCCATTTCCTCTTCCTTTCTTTTGCCCATGTTGAACTGTCCACTAAACCAAATTCATGCCATTAATCCACATCTTAATACGGATTTACCTTCCTAGAGTTCTTTAGCATAAAAAACAACTGAGCGAACGGATTATTTAACAAAGAAGAATAAGTTGACTACTGATTCAGACAATACTGAGAGAACAAAGAGGGAATTATATTAGCCTGCGGTGTGACCAGCAAAAAGTTCATCGTTTCCACAGTATTAACAGGCTCCGAAAACTGCTCAAAGTGGTTCATGTTACATTGATAGCAGAGATTAATGTTCCAAGAAACTAGAAGCACTAGAGATCAGGGCAAAGACACGATATAGTTTGAAGGACCAGACCTTTTCTGTCTTATTTATCATACGAACTTGCCTGATTTTGTGGCTTTTATAGCTTTATCAGTTGAAAGAACCCATCTCAAATCTAGATATCTCAAGGTAATAGCAAGCTTGAAAAGGATCtttgatgaatgaaaaattctttATCCGTTACCATCACCTCAGTACCAGAACGaccatatcatttttttcatctctgTCACAACCTGAATGAACAAATAATTAACCTCCTCcttttttaatgaaagaaatatGAGAACTATGGCCCTTTAACCTCAACCCTCAATCTTCATCAAGTGCTACCTTGAAAACGTCATCTCTATCTGCCTGTGGAACCAGTTGTTGATGACCTGTATCATGTCAACAATTCACATTTCCTTCCTCTTGCTCCTCCAACCATGTCTATTTCACCAACaacagaaaaaacaacaaatacatTTCCCTTTCCACAGTAAATTTCATCTAGAATTTATTGCCACAGATCAACCATTTCCAGAATTCGAAATGCATAAATAACATATACAACTCACCATATATGTCAACAAGGAAAATGACATTCTTTGGAGTACTAACATAGCTATCCTATGGCCAGAGAATTTGTTAGATAGAGGGAAAGTAGGTTTGTTAAGAACTTGTACCATAAGACAGCAGTCTCACAAATCGAAGGATATGGTTTTGGGGAATCAGAATTTGTGTTTTGCGTATTTTTCCATACTTCTTGAGAAACATTACTTGATGGCTTAGTTTTATCATGTCCTAATTGAAGGATGTCTTCAGATTCCCCCTGGGCTCCTGCCTATTAACCTAGATAATATACACTCAAAAAACTTGGAACCGCGGATTGATTAGCCTTAACACGAAtcagttttttaaatatgttagaCAACATAAACCTAGCCTCTAACAATGACTGCCAATACTGTGAGAACAATCCACGTTCCCAAGGCATGCCAAAAGTCCAACCATGCACACAACAAATTCTGTACTTTTTTTCAGTCAAGATGGCTAAAAGGTTTTGAGAATCTAAAAGCAAAGGCCCTAATACAACAGACTGGCATGAATATCTAAATCATAGTTAACAATTTGATGGTTCCCCTAATCCAAGTTCAACATCCATATTATCATCCACAAAGTCATCATATGGAAAGAAAGTATATCTAGCAGTGCTGGTTGCAGCAACAACTGTCCAACAAAAGCAGAGTCAAAGATTTGTCAGTTCACCTCGATCCTACCAAGTTTAGGCCTGAATAGTCTTTTGCAGTCGGGGGCCTGTTTAAGATgctcaaacaagcacacaaatAGCTGCAGCAATCACTTTCCATGACCATTCTAAAGAGCAGGGAGGTTGCAGAATTGTGACATGGTAGTAAAATATGCCGCAACATGTCACTTCCTCTCTGTTTTCCAGATTCTAGCTCTACAATGACACTACGTTCCAAATTCAGTACATGTTATCATTTGAGAATTCAAAAACATGAAACTTGACTTCATCAACGCATCTACAAAATTATATTCTACCTACAACCGACACAATCAGCTTCAACAAAATGCTGCATCGATTCACGACTTCATTTTGTACCCTCTAGCCAGTATCATAAATAAGAACTTTTTAAGGAGCAAAATCACAGACCTAGCTGCCTGATTGCAAAATTTCTCCCATCCATCCGCGACAGCAaatgaatcaataaaaaacatggaAGCAAAGATAAAAGGCAAACAGAACATAAATACCTTATTACGTCTGCGGGGTTCGGGGATACAATGCAGTAAAACCAGCCTTCAATTCATCGTCcttataaaacataacaacaaACACCGTGTAAGCATACATAACCATCATTATCAACACCAGACCTCCCTCTCCACCACAATCACCCACCAGGTGACTGACTAACTTATAAACGACGACTCAAAACAAGACAAACAGACACGCGACAGACACTCAAAACAGAATCAGAGATTATTATTAATTGACTGACTAAGCATGATCAAGCAAAAATGATCGAGATTACTTTAACTGATTGATTTCAAGACTCGTTGCTATTGTTCTCCAAATTGCTTTCTCCTCCATTCTTGACACGACGCCGTTCCTGAACAATATTGGAGAAATTGACTGATAAATCGGAGTAAATCGACATTACCTTGGATATATTTCCATTAATCTCGCGAATTAATGAAACGTTTTTAACAAGATTATCTGGAATCTTCGACTGGTGATTGGCGTTCACTTGTTGAATCAAGTCACGGTTGTGATCCAGTACGCTCTGCACCTGCTTGAAACTCTTGCTCAGTGTATCCCACGCCTCAACGTCACACTCCTCTTCCTCTTCGCCGTTCTTTGCATCTCCTCCGCCATCTTTAACTcgctttttgtttggttttggtGAAGCTATGGCGATGCCGGTGGTGTTGTCCATGGTAGGCACTTGTTCCTCCTCCACCAGTGATGATTATTCAAGCTTTGTCATGCATTTATGTGAGTTTagcctctctctccctctcgaTTTTGTCACTGAGGTTCCTTTTTTTAGCAGAAATGGTGAAAATCAAACTCGTAAGTCGTATGGTTGTTTTTATATCTTGTGTTAAGAGAGAAACAGGCCGGGGCGAAGACTAGCCGACTTAACTTGGCGGTCTGTGGTCGTTGGCTGTGATTGGAGAAGTTGACAGCGCAATCGGGTGTTTGGAAACTATTGGCTCGTGCTATTTGGTGAGTTTTGATTGATCGGTCAAAGGAGTGGTGATGGTAGCTGGGTAAGTGGAATGATTCTTTAACAGAAAAAGTGGCGGGCCTCGCGGCTATTGCTGCCGAGCTTCGATATTCTTAAGTATCTCAAAGGAGATGTCTTGTTGGCTGAATGCATGATTTTACTTATGTTAGAATAATAAATATCTTCtcgttataaaataaataaataaatatctctcGTGGATAGCGGTGTAAGGCAGTGATCGGAATAGTAATAACAggcgggttttttttaatattatttttattatttaataatattttaaaaaaatatttttttaaaaaaatatttttgatgttaacatataaaaataatttataaatattaaaaaatttaatttaaaacaaaaataatttagatttttttaaaactccaTATAAACCTTTTGgcgcgttcctaaaaaatttaattttttttattaaaatttaatatggtttgtatgttttagatcattttaatgtgctgatataaaaaataatttttaaaaaataaaaaaacatcattgatatacatttcaatacaaaaaattatttaaaaagcaaccactaccacactACTAAACATATTCCTAATTGTATTAGGATACTCACCTTAAGGGACACgttgactttaaaaaataacagcgTGAAATTACAGTGTGACGAtgggttataaatattttttttataattagcaaagataaatttataggatcacgttaattttttaaaaataatattatcctTAAATTTATCTTGCTAtgtttaaatagtataaattttattaaatattattattttcaaattcaataagataattatcatattttttaaaaaaatatttaataaatattatgctTTCAAaacacttaaatttttaaacagaTGGACTCACGtactcctctttctctctttttaattgtgttaaaaaaaactacaataaaTTTTCTAGAATGTCTTCTCAAGAGATGGTTGCCATTAGAACAATTCTTTTCAACAATGATTCAatgtgttataatttttttttgattaatttcatagaccttaaaattaatgaccatgtaagtttCTAATGgccctaaaatttataaaacttgaatttataatttctaaaaagtaaACTCATGATCTAACCAATTAAGCTACCCGCTTTAAAATTACTTCATATCCATGTTATTGATAAAATAGTTGGATGCATTAAAACAGCTTCTTAAAAGTGTTCCTGTCGATTCAGAGAGTGCGCTACTATGCCTTAATCTATCCTAATCTCAATAATCTTAAATCATGTCAATCACaccaattaatttatcattctaTCACTTGTTGTTTATTTAATGTCTGGATTTTAAAGATGCACTTGTTTTACTGCGGATAGCGCTAGGTCGCATCCTGCACACTGATATTACTTGAGAATAGTATGGCAGCACGCTCCCTTGGTAAATTAGCTGTACTatcctttttaaattaatttttttaaatataaaaaaagatgattatgttcttaaaaagtaagaaaattttaatgaataatttaaattttaattaatttaataaaataaaaaatataagataacaacaaaaaaaaataaaaaaaatagtgttctGATCAAAGTTAGGTTAACACGTGAAATATATAATATGGACATGAGATATATCAATATTGCATATTTATCGTGAGTTATAAATCATGAGGTCAAAATAAttagatagaaaaaaagattgataataaataaaaataaaattttaaaaataaaaaaataaatataattcaagatatttaatagcACAACAAAAGTCATTTATCCGgttgtgtttaataaatttatttattaaaattaatttgtaataaaaattgACAGACATATAgagtttattgaataaaataaaaagaaaacaaataccaTGTAAGGTTGAACATattgaaaatatcataaaaaataagtattttaatttatataaataaatttaatatatataaaatatataaaaataattacaatgaaTTATACTGAAAAGTAAAGACacctaatataattaaaaaataattattatttaaaaaggttaaataagctaaaaacaaattacataggagtggtattaattaaaaaacaaacttaaaaaatatttaaaaagacataaaaaaggTAATAACTGAAaacaataccaaaaaatattaccaaaaaagaaaaagctagGTGCATGGACCATGAAGTATAGTTACGCGCACCTgagtttgctatttttttaaaaaacaaaataggtaGATGACACGCCACATGTTGTGGCAAACGACATGTTGTTTACTAGCTTAGAACAGTGGATAAAAAATTAGGCTTACatgttttttactaaaataaacttgttttcAACCCATTTCAATCATAAAAACATCCTACAAACACCCTCAGAACACCAACAAACAAACTCATGAAACccaaaaaaggttcaaaccactaaatcaaattggaaaaaatattgcatcCTTTATCTAGTTCTAATTTTCAGCttatattgaaatttaaaacaaccacCATAAAACTTTCCTCATCTAGTGTAACCCATTGATACCAGTTCTAACTTGTTTGGTGGTCGGAATATCACCACGAAAAGGTTTCTCTATCTTCACTAGAATTCAAcaactcctcttttttttttccatgaaaaaaggactgaaaaataaagtttggtattaaaatgtattttttaaaagttaaagggACTAGCCATATTATAGCAAAAAAATCTTAGGGACTAAAATATACTTCACGAACAAATTTGAAAGTGCCATTTATATTacccatttttttcatttcagtcctttgtctttcaattcaaccctccctaaaaaaacatgcatttgGATGATAATTTTGGCTCAAAATAACTTAAttgtacaaagaaaaaaaattcaaggattaaattgaaattttgaaaaaataatcattacaacacaagctttagtttttgttaattgctTCCAATGATGTTGAGTTTCAATTAGTAAAACtcattttaattctaaaataattgGAATATAGgattaaaaggaaaattaagtttgaaatagTTGACTGCaatttttgttatcaaaatGATTGGAAAAATCTTTGAGATTAATGATGCATTGTTTACGTTACaacccaaaacaaattatgtctTATTGTAATCtcgattgtttttataataataataataatgttaaaaaagtgAGAGTGGGGATTGATGAGAGCCttatatatcaaatcaatttaaaaatgagGTTTGAtaatcagtttattttttaattcaaataattaatttattttttttagttaagataTCTGATGACTTGATATGAGAAGTTCAAGAATTGGTAGTTGGCAATGCTTAATAGTTAATATTTGCAAAAACTTTTCTTTTGTAGATTTAATAATTCTTATATgcttaaatatctttttagaaagataaaatatattgatattttagagatataGACTCTGAAAATatgtatgttaaaaatattaagaataaagagATTGTTAACCTTGAGATTGAATGATTTATGGTGTATTTTATAATCCATgagtcttatttttattttatattttagggaGAGGAGGGGCTAAATTATTAGTTCACccttataatattttgaattgtattcTATTCAAAATGTATTGGATCAATATAAGATATTAAGGGATCTGAGTGAGATTGTGGAAAAATGTTCAAGGGAGTATTGAGTTCAGACAAAGTGTTTGAACttattaaagatgaaaaataaatccagGTGTGTTACCTGAATCTAAATATGTTAAGCTGAGACATAGTATCTCGAGCCCATGTGTATGTTAGGCAGCACACCCAATATAGGCTTGGGCTACtagagatgttttttttattggattttttaagAGGTTTTTTAAGACTgttaaatatgaatttataagttatttttattataaagaatGCATCGAATTCATAATCTAATAACTTTCTAAGCAAGTCTCTCCTTCctaaaaaaatgttatcaaaTCCAAGGTGTTGCCAGATTCTTTTGCATATTAAAGATGCAAGTCCATTGAAATGTAAATCAAATTACTGAAGAAAGTCCATCTTCAAGTGATATAGTATGTTTACAAGAGAGGATAACTAGTGGAAAATTATGAAACGGAAGGATGGACATGGGCTTGTCCATCTAGTTGTTGTGAAACAATTTGACCCATTTGTATATTACAGTTGAGAAAATAGATCTTAATACGGCGACGCATCTATCCTTGATGATTACTATACGAGGACTAAAATAATCTcaacttaatttattattatttgataagcAATTTCCAAAGGCACATTTGTCATACATTTTGTACAAAACACAGATGTATTATAATGCAGAGTGtgattttaacaaaattacggaaggtattttgttttcctttaccCAAATTCAAATGATCAAATTCGTACTTCTAGCAAATTGAATCCGTGACAATTATGACCGTACATAGCATAGAAAGggcaaattttattatttcaagggCACTAATTGGAATTGATTTGCCACCACTGGGCCAAGTGAGCAACACAACAAAGATCTCCATGCTAGCCAATTTATTAGATAAGCCCACTTCATGGTGGTTTTCATTCAACTCTTTGGATTGGTTCTTCATACATAGGGTTAGCTAATAATTTAGGTTGCTTCGTGCAATGTGGAACAGCAGTCTGCTCCGTTTCTATGGTAGAACTTGGTGAATTCCATTGATGTTCTTCAATGGAACATGGGGTTTTTAATTTCGCTGCAACAAGGAAAGTATGGAACTGTTCGTGTCCTATTGGCCTCAAGAACTTCAGCTCATCATCACTTCTTTCATGAAGCAGACACTGCATCTTCCTCCTCTGCACCTCATCCTTCACTCTCTAGAAAGAGAAAACAGAAAGCAATAAATACCCTCAACAAAACATTCTCAGCTTATTGCAGATAGAAATCCAAGATATGCAAACAGTGGTGAAAATATCATATGCTTCATTTTGTAGCATTGGAAATTTTTAACGAGGAATCTATATCTACCGCTACTACAAAACAAAGATGCAACTCTAGAATTCCAAGAAGTATTCAAAGCATTCCTAAGATGCCCTGCACAATCTTTGCCTTCCCACAATTTAGAAACTCAATTGCCGTTGTTTTGGATCCAACACGTCCATCCTATTCAGGAAGCTAGTAGCTTACCTGCTAGCGAAAAAAGTCCAAAAGGAGCAGATTCCTAGAAACTAACCATGCCTGTCATTCACATTTGGAAGAGGCCTGTCATAatcataaaatttcatttataacAACCCTTCATTTAAAATACGAATAATATAAAGAGTAGAAGAAACGCTCTTAAATCAAGTTCTCATGCTCGAGCTGAGAATGAAG from the Populus nigra chromosome 1, ddPopNigr1.1, whole genome shotgun sequence genome contains:
- the LOC133698719 gene encoding peptidyl-prolyl cis-trans isomerase CYP20-1-like, which gives rise to MARSGLLAVTLLWTLVLFGTLAVTQAKKSKEDLKEITHKVYFDVEIDGKPAGRITMGLFGKTVPKTAENFRALCTGEKGIGKDGKPLHYKGNVFHRIIPSFMIQGGDFTLGDGRGGESIYGENFADENFKLKHTGPGTLSMANAGPDTNGSQFFITTVTTSWLDGRHVVFGKVLSGMDVVYKMEAEGRQNGTPKSKVVIADSGELPL
- the LOC133692110 gene encoding protein ELF4-LIKE 1-like, whose protein sequence is MDNTTGIAIASPKPNKKRVKDGGGDAKNGEEEEECDVEAWDTLSKSFKQVQSVLDHNRDLIQQVNANHQSKIPDNLVKNVSLIREINGNISKDDELKAGFTALYPRTPQT